Proteins from a single region of Flavobacterium sp. YJ01:
- a CDS encoding maleylpyruvate isomerase N-terminal domain-containing protein, translating into MKSSEIIPIQTLELFPILDTLLIDLLKSLIEEEWNAQTVAKKWKVKDIASHLLDGNLRGLSISRDRYFGENPENINSYQDLVDFLNQLNMTWTNATKRLSPNVLIHLLETTGKEYSDHLQTLNLFENAIFSVAWAGQEISSNWFHIAREYTEKFLHQKQIRDAVGKQALMTKELFYPFIKTFIQALPHTYRNTNAPIHTIVTLIITTEIGGQWSIIKKEKNWEFIDSFEADSTSIVKINPQDAWLLFSKGITPFEALDKIEILGDKELGKVALSIIAVMA; encoded by the coding sequence ATGAAATCTTCAGAAATAATTCCAATTCAGACTTTAGAACTCTTCCCTATTCTGGACACTTTATTAATTGATCTTTTAAAATCGTTAATTGAAGAAGAATGGAACGCTCAAACAGTAGCTAAAAAGTGGAAAGTTAAAGATATTGCATCCCATTTATTAGATGGAAATCTAAGAGGATTATCTATTTCTAGAGATCGGTATTTTGGAGAGAATCCTGAAAATATTAATTCATATCAAGATTTGGTAGATTTCTTAAATCAACTGAATATGACTTGGACAAATGCTACAAAAAGATTGAGTCCAAATGTGCTTATTCATTTATTAGAAACTACAGGAAAAGAATATTCAGATCACTTACAAACACTAAATCTGTTTGAAAATGCTATATTTTCTGTGGCTTGGGCGGGACAGGAAATTTCTTCAAACTGGTTTCATATTGCACGAGAATATACCGAAAAATTCCTGCATCAAAAGCAGATAAGAGATGCTGTCGGAAAACAAGCATTAATGACAAAAGAATTATTTTATCCGTTTATAAAAACCTTTATTCAAGCTTTACCGCATACGTATCGAAACACAAACGCTCCAATACACACGATTGTAACATTGATTATTACTACAGAAATTGGCGGTCAATGGAGTATTATAAAAAAAGAAAAAAACTGGGAATTTATTGATTCTTTTGAAGCTGATTCTACTTCAATCGTAAAAATTAATCCGCAAGATGCATGGCTTTTATTTTCTAAAGGAATAACACCATTTGAAGCATTAGATAAAATAGAAATTCTTGGAGATAAAGAGCTTGGGAAAGTTGCTTTAAGTATAATTGC